A single window of Archangium gephyra DNA harbors:
- a CDS encoding methylmalonyl-CoA mutase family protein, with translation MRNIQQNPIPTPYKPRHHVRIVTAASLFDGHDAAINVMRRLMQASGAEIIHLGHNRSVAEIVDCAIQEDAQGIAITSYQGGHVEFFKYMIDLLRERGANIKVFGGGGGTILPTEIEELHRYGVTRIYSPDDGRALGLQGMIDDLISKCDFEKRAPDFAPLLSAQPISREPVKVASLITIAENFASAGDALRDALSKLNANAPRVPVLGITGTGGAGKSSLVDELVRRFLADFPDKTLAVLSIDPSKRKSGGALLGDRIRMNAIDNPRVYMRSMATRQSNLALSKHVGESIEVCKAAGFDLIVVETSGIGQSDTEITEHSDVSLYVMTAEYGAATQLEKIDMLDFADVIAINKFDKRGSLDALRDVRKQWKRNHNAFSTPDEALPVYGTIASQFNDPGMNQLYRAIIDTVARKTGASLQSHAEITPGMSEKKWIIPPERTRYLAEIVESCESYDKFVRAQAALARRMYQLHGTIETLRANVGKKRLEIVEPRDASDVVQVTQRVEGEPAFLSELAELYRDLESRLHPECKRLLDEWPATKRRYAASKYQYQVRDKVIEIDLFTESLSHLRVPKIALPRYEDWGDILTWLLRENAPGAFPFTAGVFPLKRENEDPARMFAGEGGPERTNKRFHFVSRGLPAKRLSTAFDSVTLYGEDPDHRPDIYGKVGNSGVSIANVDDAKKLYSGFDLADPSTSVSMTINGPAPMLLGFFLNAAVDQQCEKWIRANGQAEQVEKKIAELYQRRGVPRPRYQGELPQGNDGLGLMLLGVSGDEVLPRETYEKIRAATLQSVRGTVQADILKEDQAQNTCIFSTEFALRLMGDIQQYFIEQKVRNFYSVSISGYHIAEAGANPISQLAFTLANGFTFVEYYLSRGMHIDDFAPNLSFFFSNGMDPEYAVLGRVARRIWAKAIRDKYGGNERSQKLKYHIQTSGRSLHAQEIAFNDIRTTLQALLALNDNCNSLHTNAYDEAITTPTEESVRRALAIQLVINKEFGLSKNENPNQGAFIIEELTDLVEAAVLTEFRSISERGGVLGAMERMYQRSKIQEESLYYETLKHDGTLPIIGVNTFLDPKGSPTIIPPEVIRATKEEKDYAISSRNAFWKRNEAAASEALKAVKRAALDNGNIFAALMDACKVCTLGQISRALYEVGGQYRRNM, from the coding sequence ATGAGAAACATCCAACAGAACCCCATCCCCACGCCCTACAAGCCCCGCCATCACGTGCGCATCGTGACGGCCGCCTCGCTCTTCGACGGGCATGACGCGGCCATCAACGTGATGCGCCGGCTCATGCAGGCCTCGGGTGCGGAGATCATCCACCTGGGCCACAACCGCTCGGTCGCGGAGATCGTCGACTGCGCCATCCAGGAGGACGCCCAGGGCATCGCCATCACCTCGTACCAGGGTGGGCACGTCGAGTTCTTCAAGTACATGATCGATCTGCTGCGCGAGCGCGGCGCGAACATCAAGGTGTTCGGCGGCGGTGGCGGCACCATCCTCCCCACCGAGATCGAGGAGCTGCACCGCTACGGCGTCACGCGCATCTACTCGCCGGACGACGGCCGCGCGCTCGGCCTGCAGGGGATGATCGACGATCTCATCTCCAAGTGCGACTTCGAGAAGCGCGCCCCGGACTTCGCGCCCCTGCTGTCCGCGCAGCCCATCTCCCGCGAGCCGGTCAAGGTCGCCTCGCTCATCACCATCGCGGAGAACTTCGCCTCCGCGGGTGACGCGCTCCGCGACGCGCTCTCGAAGCTCAACGCCAACGCCCCGCGCGTCCCCGTGCTGGGCATCACCGGTACCGGTGGCGCGGGCAAGTCGAGCCTCGTGGACGAGCTGGTCCGGCGCTTCCTCGCGGACTTCCCCGACAAGACGCTCGCGGTGCTCTCCATCGATCCGTCCAAGCGCAAGTCCGGCGGCGCGCTGCTCGGCGACCGCATCCGCATGAACGCGATCGACAACCCGCGCGTGTACATGCGCTCCATGGCCACGCGCCAGAGCAACCTCGCCCTGTCCAAGCACGTCGGCGAGTCGATCGAGGTCTGCAAGGCCGCGGGCTTCGATCTCATCGTGGTGGAGACGTCCGGCATCGGCCAGTCCGACACGGAGATCACCGAGCACTCGGACGTCTCGCTCTACGTGATGACGGCCGAGTACGGCGCGGCGACCCAGCTCGAGAAGATCGACATGCTCGACTTCGCCGACGTGATCGCCATCAACAAGTTCGACAAGCGCGGCTCGCTCGACGCGCTGCGGGACGTGCGCAAGCAGTGGAAGCGCAACCACAACGCCTTCTCCACGCCGGATGAGGCGCTGCCCGTCTACGGCACCATCGCCTCGCAGTTCAATGACCCGGGCATGAACCAGCTCTACCGGGCCATCATCGACACGGTCGCCCGGAAGACCGGAGCCTCGCTCCAGTCGCACGCGGAGATCACCCCCGGGATGAGCGAGAAGAAGTGGATCATCCCGCCCGAGCGCACCCGGTACCTCGCGGAGATCGTCGAGAGCTGCGAGTCCTACGACAAGTTCGTCCGCGCCCAGGCCGCGCTCGCCCGGCGCATGTACCAGCTGCACGGCACCATCGAGACGCTGCGCGCCAACGTGGGCAAGAAGCGGCTGGAGATCGTCGAGCCCCGGGACGCCTCGGACGTGGTGCAGGTCACCCAGCGCGTCGAGGGCGAGCCCGCCTTCCTCTCCGAGCTGGCGGAGCTCTACCGGGACCTGGAGTCGCGCCTGCATCCGGAGTGCAAGCGGCTGCTGGACGAGTGGCCGGCCACGAAGCGCCGGTACGCGGCCTCCAAGTACCAGTACCAGGTGCGCGACAAGGTCATCGAGATCGATCTCTTCACCGAGTCGCTCTCGCACCTGCGCGTGCCGAAGATCGCCCTGCCGCGGTACGAGGACTGGGGCGACATCCTCACCTGGCTGCTGCGTGAGAACGCGCCGGGCGCCTTCCCGTTCACCGCGGGCGTCTTCCCGCTCAAGCGCGAGAACGAGGATCCCGCCCGCATGTTCGCGGGGGAGGGTGGCCCCGAGCGCACCAACAAGCGCTTCCACTTCGTCTCGCGCGGGCTGCCCGCCAAGCGCCTGTCCACCGCGTTCGACTCGGTCACGCTCTACGGCGAGGATCCGGACCACCGCCCGGACATCTACGGCAAGGTGGGCAACTCGGGCGTGTCCATCGCCAACGTGGACGACGCGAAGAAGCTCTACTCGGGCTTCGATCTCGCGGACCCGTCCACCTCGGTGTCGATGACCATCAACGGTCCCGCGCCGATGCTGCTCGGCTTCTTCCTCAACGCCGCGGTGGATCAGCAGTGCGAGAAGTGGATCCGCGCCAACGGCCAGGCCGAGCAGGTGGAGAAGAAGATCGCCGAGCTCTACCAGCGCCGCGGGGTTCCCCGGCCGCGCTACCAGGGCGAGCTGCCCCAGGGCAATGACGGCCTGGGCCTGATGCTGCTGGGCGTGTCCGGTGACGAGGTCCTCCCGCGGGAGACCTACGAGAAGATCCGCGCCGCCACGCTGCAGTCCGTGCGCGGCACCGTGCAGGCGGACATCCTCAAGGAGGACCAGGCGCAGAACACCTGCATCTTCTCCACGGAGTTCGCCCTGCGGCTGATGGGAGACATCCAGCAGTACTTCATCGAGCAGAAGGTGCGGAACTTCTACTCGGTCTCCATCTCGGGCTACCACATCGCCGAGGCGGGGGCGAACCCCATCTCCCAGCTGGCCTTCACCCTGGCCAACGGCTTCACCTTCGTCGAGTACTACCTCTCGCGGGGCATGCACATCGACGACTTCGCGCCCAACCTGTCGTTCTTCTTCTCCAACGGCATGGATCCCGAGTACGCGGTGCTCGGGCGTGTCGCGCGGCGCATCTGGGCCAAGGCCATCCGCGACAAGTACGGCGGCAACGAGCGCTCGCAGAAGCTCAAGTACCACATCCAGACTTCTGGCCGGAGCCTCCACGCCCAGGAGATCGCCTTCAACGACATCCGCACCACGTTGCAGGCCCTGCTGGCGCTCAACGACAACTGCAACTCGCTGCACACCAACGCCTACGACGAGGCCATCACCACGCCCACCGAGGAGAGCGTGCGGCGGGCCCTCGCCATCCAGCTCGTCATCAACAAGGAGTTCGGTCTCTCCAAGAACGAGAACCCGAACCAGGGCGCCTTCATCATCGAGGAGCTGACGGACCTGGTCGAGGCGGCCGTGCTGACGGAGTTCCGCTCCATCTCCGAGCGCGGCGGCGTCCTCGGGGCCATGGAGCGCATGTACCAGCGCTCGAAGATCCAGGAGGAGTCGCTCTACTACGAGACGCTCAAGCACGATGGGACGCTGCCCATCATCGGCGTGAACACCTTCCTGGATCCCAAGGGCTCCCCGACGATCATCCCGCCGGAAGTCATCCGGGCCACGAAGGAGGAGAAGGACTACGCCATCAGCTCGCGCAACGCGTTCTGGAAGCGCAACGAGGCGGCCGCGTCCGAGGCGCTGAAGGCCGTGAAGCGCGCCGCGCTCGACAACGGGAACATCTTCGCCGCGCTGATGGACGCTTGTAAGGTCTGCACGCTCGGCCAGATCTCCCGCGCGCTGTACGAGGTGGGCGGGCAGTACCGGCGCAACATGTAG
- a CDS encoding C45 family autoproteolytic acyltransferase/hydolase: MISRFTGALLLTAGALHAPVSGAAQVPVANAGFEAQAASGQPTGWSVMGGGRVASSPEGKAEGARGLVIENPSTGAETTVQSEPVKLQVGRLYRLSAWVRTRGVQADPQARYPTALGACLSMKSFPFTNCSPTLGADQDGRVSVLFFAIQGSDRVQLHLGRNGKASGTAWVDDVRLEEVDDITAYLPLESVRWAGKGFRYDDGGWKYVHIEGEPYERGQQYGELLADDIVRYMEKVGIQKNRQDAVNGWSQVRLLTDSLFLRKYDPEYLEEMKGIADGVTKAGVKFKDRELDVLDVAALNSVVDLGQLEDANRVSATSLSGRVFMKAEDETARAGEGDHCSSFVATKSATKDGQFIMGQIFMWNGYTGVHWDVIADVQPTKGHRFVMQTFPGGIHSGADWFINDAGIVIGETTVGQTPFDPEGTPQSNRIRRAAQYANSIDDVARILKDRNNGLYTNDWTLADAKTGEGACFTLGTHKTKLWRTGGAGKTAETPGNLKDFIWANNNNRDLEVRKEYLPNPQNAPVDLAFNTWNRDIAFQEYFERHGKGGIDLENAIRMMASSPINRPHACDAKLTTGEMAGKLVFIAHYGKTTLREKMVGGRWIQDLPGATPHLTLGYTTFSPIFVTDKLKEARAKSLAQKEEKAAASKRDTAKVKDALGFDKKLLWANTVFPATDGENWLVSGTAAYWNLLNKLPDSADKAFEQQRDALAELNTRYLYLSSREGDVVPAAARTSYNRYGTYAIPRLKGTFLLHQLRLHLGNKAFAKVMGTVHARYANKNITTAEFVRTASEAAGKELSPFIAQWVERGGLPEPRIRASSTKAKDGYDVTVKVEQGGKPYHFLTTVELFTAKGSTLERVEVKGASDTFTFHVAEKPVRVVFNTTNDIPVPREHFQVLSNAMDDFSQLLFVHGTARGVEADRTLTLNFRDIVADAFMDVLAPLKADAEVTEQELASRDLIVLGGAEDNGLVARLAAEKKLPVEIGRRFFRWQGKTYGRSDDGLAVALPNPWNAKRTLYLYLANSGPQLWQMTRTFMPGQLQGWALYRGGEVSAKGYHGVDALAVELTESPAPEVKPISSAAGAN, translated from the coding sequence ATGATTTCGCGATTCACCGGTGCCCTGCTGCTCACCGCGGGAGCGCTCCACGCCCCGGTTTCCGGGGCCGCGCAGGTGCCCGTGGCCAACGCCGGCTTCGAGGCGCAGGCCGCCTCGGGGCAGCCCACGGGTTGGAGTGTGATGGGCGGGGGCCGGGTGGCCTCCAGTCCCGAGGGCAAGGCCGAGGGCGCGCGGGGGCTCGTCATCGAGAACCCATCCACCGGCGCCGAGACCACCGTGCAGTCCGAGCCCGTGAAGCTCCAGGTGGGCCGCCTCTACCGCCTCAGCGCGTGGGTGCGCACCCGCGGCGTGCAGGCGGATCCCCAGGCGCGCTACCCGACGGCGCTCGGGGCCTGCCTGTCCATGAAGAGCTTCCCCTTCACCAACTGCTCGCCCACGCTGGGCGCGGACCAGGACGGCCGCGTCTCGGTGCTCTTCTTCGCCATCCAGGGCTCGGATCGCGTGCAGCTGCACCTGGGCCGCAATGGCAAGGCCAGCGGCACCGCCTGGGTGGATGACGTGCGCCTGGAGGAGGTGGATGACATCACCGCCTACCTCCCGCTGGAGTCGGTGCGCTGGGCCGGCAAGGGCTTCCGCTATGACGACGGCGGCTGGAAGTACGTCCACATCGAGGGCGAGCCCTACGAGCGCGGCCAGCAGTACGGCGAGCTCCTGGCCGACGACATCGTCCGCTACATGGAGAAGGTGGGCATCCAGAAGAACCGCCAGGACGCGGTGAATGGCTGGAGCCAGGTGCGGCTGCTCACCGACTCGCTCTTCCTGCGCAAGTACGATCCCGAGTACCTCGAGGAGATGAAGGGCATCGCCGACGGCGTCACCAAGGCCGGCGTGAAGTTCAAGGACCGCGAGCTGGATGTGCTCGACGTGGCGGCCCTCAACTCGGTGGTGGACCTGGGGCAGCTCGAGGACGCCAACCGCGTGAGCGCCACGTCCCTGTCCGGGCGCGTCTTCATGAAGGCCGAGGACGAGACGGCGCGGGCGGGCGAGGGTGACCACTGCTCGTCCTTCGTGGCCACGAAGTCCGCGACGAAGGATGGCCAGTTCATCATGGGCCAGATCTTCATGTGGAACGGCTACACGGGCGTGCACTGGGATGTGATCGCCGACGTGCAGCCCACCAAGGGCCACCGCTTCGTCATGCAGACCTTCCCGGGCGGCATCCACAGCGGCGCGGACTGGTTCATCAACGACGCGGGCATCGTCATCGGCGAGACCACGGTGGGCCAGACGCCCTTCGATCCCGAGGGCACGCCGCAGAGCAACCGCATCCGCAGGGCGGCCCAGTACGCCAACTCGATCGACGACGTGGCCCGCATCCTCAAGGACCGCAACAACGGCCTCTACACCAACGACTGGACGCTGGCGGACGCCAAGACGGGCGAGGGCGCCTGCTTCACGCTCGGCACCCACAAGACGAAGCTGTGGCGCACCGGCGGAGCGGGCAAGACGGCCGAGACCCCGGGCAACCTCAAGGACTTCATCTGGGCCAACAACAACAACCGCGACCTGGAGGTGCGCAAGGAGTACCTGCCCAACCCCCAGAACGCCCCGGTGGACCTGGCCTTCAACACGTGGAACCGGGACATCGCCTTCCAGGAGTACTTCGAGCGGCACGGCAAGGGCGGCATCGATCTGGAGAACGCCATCCGCATGATGGCCTCCAGCCCCATCAACCGGCCCCACGCCTGTGACGCCAAGCTCACCACCGGCGAGATGGCCGGCAAGCTCGTGTTCATCGCCCACTACGGCAAGACGACCCTGCGCGAGAAGATGGTGGGCGGCCGGTGGATCCAGGACCTGCCCGGCGCCACGCCCCACCTGACGCTCGGCTACACCACCTTCAGCCCCATCTTCGTGACGGACAAGCTGAAGGAGGCCCGCGCGAAGTCGCTCGCCCAGAAGGAGGAGAAGGCCGCGGCCTCCAAGCGCGACACCGCGAAGGTGAAGGACGCCCTGGGCTTCGACAAGAAGCTGCTGTGGGCCAACACCGTGTTCCCCGCCACCGATGGCGAGAACTGGCTCGTGAGCGGTACGGCCGCCTACTGGAACCTGCTCAACAAGCTGCCGGACTCGGCGGACAAGGCCTTCGAGCAGCAGCGCGACGCCCTGGCGGAGCTCAACACCCGCTACCTCTACCTCTCCTCGCGCGAGGGGGATGTGGTGCCCGCGGCCGCGCGCACCTCGTACAACCGCTATGGCACGTACGCCATCCCCCGCCTCAAGGGCACCTTCCTGCTGCACCAGCTGCGTCTGCACCTGGGCAACAAGGCCTTCGCCAAGGTGATGGGCACCGTGCACGCGCGCTACGCCAACAAGAACATCACCACCGCGGAGTTCGTGCGCACCGCGTCCGAGGCCGCGGGGAAGGAGCTCTCGCCCTTCATCGCGCAGTGGGTGGAGCGCGGCGGTCTGCCCGAGCCGCGCATCCGCGCCAGCAGCACCAAGGCGAAGGACGGCTATGACGTGACGGTGAAGGTGGAGCAGGGCGGCAAGCCCTACCACTTCCTCACCACCGTGGAGCTGTTCACCGCGAAGGGCTCGACGCTGGAGCGCGTGGAGGTCAAGGGCGCGAGCGACACCTTCACCTTCCACGTGGCCGAGAAGCCGGTGCGCGTGGTGTTCAACACGACGAATGACATCCCCGTGCCGCGCGAGCACTTCCAGGTGCTGTCCAACGCGATGGACGACTTCAGCCAGCTGCTCTTCGTCCACGGCACGGCCCGGGGGGTGGAGGCGGATCGCACGCTGACGCTCAACTTCCGTGACATCGTGGCGGATGCCTTCATGGACGTGCTCGCGCCGCTGAAGGCGGACGCCGAGGTGACGGAGCAGGAGCTGGCGAGCAGGGATCTGATCGTGCTCGGTGGCGCCGAGGACAACGGGCTGGTGGCGCGGCTGGCCGCGGAGAAGAAGCTGCCGGTGGAGATTGGCCGCCGGTTCTTCCGCTGGCAGGGGAAGACGTACGGCCGCTCGGATGACGGGCTCGCCGTGGCGCTGCCCAACCCGTGGAACGCGAAGCGGACGCTCTACCTCTACCTGGCCAACAGCGGCCCGCAGCTGTGGCAGATGACGCGCACCTTCATGCCGGGCCAGCTCCAGGGCTGGGCGCTCTACCGGGGTGGCGAGGTGAGCGCCAAGGGCTACCACGGTGTTGACGCACTGGCGGTGGAGCTGACGGAGTCCCCGGCCCCCGAGGTCAAGCCCATCAGCTCCGCGGCCGGGGCGAACTGA
- a CDS encoding penicillin-insensitive murein endopeptidase: MTQVVEHNDAALAAAEASTESEEAADDEELAGTPDADEGEATEVAGSAVVPNGPLYTAELSDEHLTELWKKSPASLGSISVGFVESGRMVNAVRVPQAENNDWIVVSPELAWATQETVDYLSTAIREVRAQYPKAPPLRVNQLSSREGGYLRPHKSHQNGRDVDLGFYYPTAEPVRVRARENHIDLELNWALLKALAIHTDVQMILLDKRVQKVLYDYALRKGESKEWLDSLFNAGAKSLVKHARGHRDHFHVRFFNPRAQELGRRVAPLLALQPDKNIMMHRVRSGDTVGGIALRYGSSINTIKKANRMRGVFLRIGQVLAVPLRGPCTRCPIPPPVVVPARRLPPSLEQQAPAVATKQAPAAEPQAPVAAQAESTGGSAPASTDTAVETQPQSPEVPAQEPAVQGSPANTSAAIMQMGPAASR; the protein is encoded by the coding sequence ATGACGCAGGTCGTCGAGCACAATGACGCGGCGCTCGCGGCCGCCGAGGCCTCCACCGAGAGTGAAGAGGCCGCCGACGACGAGGAGCTGGCGGGCACGCCCGACGCGGACGAGGGCGAGGCCACGGAGGTGGCTGGGAGCGCCGTGGTTCCCAACGGGCCGCTCTACACCGCGGAGCTGTCGGACGAGCATCTGACGGAGCTGTGGAAGAAGAGTCCGGCCTCGCTCGGCTCCATCTCGGTGGGGTTCGTCGAGAGCGGCCGCATGGTGAACGCGGTGCGCGTGCCCCAGGCGGAGAACAATGACTGGATCGTGGTCTCGCCCGAGCTGGCGTGGGCCACGCAGGAGACGGTGGACTACCTGTCCACGGCCATCCGCGAGGTGCGCGCCCAGTACCCGAAGGCGCCGCCGCTGCGCGTCAACCAGCTCAGCTCGCGCGAGGGCGGCTACCTGCGCCCGCACAAGAGCCACCAGAACGGCCGGGACGTGGACCTGGGCTTCTACTACCCCACCGCCGAGCCCGTCCGCGTGCGCGCGCGCGAGAACCACATTGATCTCGAGCTGAACTGGGCCCTGCTCAAGGCGCTCGCCATCCACACGGACGTGCAGATGATCCTCCTGGACAAGCGCGTGCAGAAGGTCCTGTACGACTACGCGCTGCGCAAGGGCGAGAGCAAGGAGTGGCTGGACTCGCTCTTCAACGCCGGAGCGAAGTCGCTGGTGAAGCACGCGCGCGGCCACCGCGATCACTTCCACGTGCGCTTCTTCAACCCGCGCGCCCAGGAGCTGGGCCGCCGCGTGGCCCCGCTGCTCGCGCTGCAGCCGGACAAGAACATCATGATGCACCGCGTGCGCTCGGGCGACACGGTGGGCGGCATCGCCCTGCGCTACGGCTCCAGCATCAACACCATCAAGAAGGCCAACCGGATGCGCGGTGTCTTCCTGCGCATCGGCCAGGTGCTCGCGGTGCCCCTGCGGGGCCCCTGCACCCGCTGCCCCATCCCGCCGCCCGTCGTCGTTCCGGCGCGCCGGCTGCCGCCCAGCCTCGAGCAGCAGGCGCCGGCCGTGGCCACCAAGCAGGCTCCCGCCGCCGAGCCGCAGGCCCCCGTGGCCGCGCAGGCGGAGAGCACGGGCGGAAGCGCTCCGGCGAGCACGGACACGGCCGTCGAGACGCAGCCCCAGTCGCCCGAGGTCCCGGCGCAGGAGCCCGCGGTGCAGGGCTCTCCGGCCAATACCTCGGCCGCGATCATGCAGATGGGCCCCGCGGCGTCGCGGTAG
- a CDS encoding CHAT domain-containing protein, with the protein MAERSAGHARPWLEIDIGVVEAGLRVTVRGSRGERPEPGTLGPEVTSERLRAFADNLRSMARKQSPLEEQLEQAQAFHGALFQGAVQQVLLPLREAAKDGPVLLQLGLTEPLLQAFPWEALCEPRTKRGFLGNSTDMLVVRGVASTQPWLPREVQGAVRVRALVPQETHTPALRALQGTLHDSIASGEVEWLAPIVGPRLQPRYLPELLRREPMPHILHFLGHGGVKADGTPVLQLVDAEGEERWLEVESLVEQIKASGLHKHLRLIVLDACEGAQPGAFASAAELLARTGVAAVVAHLWPVRNDVARLCSSTFYRSLTGANSPQKGDVALSLHEARRTVLMEHGTAEAFSPVLYLRGHDSVLFDFKHRKELKVPAPAPRMDNPLTLALERLLEGPFSLLLGDHWGQQGPALDSFHQRLREELAHAGVAPPPEHLSTSALAQQYLLRLGEKELDFVFQETLGGEETPPPLLELLARGSKPGVHVTLLRLPLLERALAEHRPELTLYVIQPPEPGGSGPR; encoded by the coding sequence ATGGCGGAGAGAAGTGCGGGCCACGCGAGACCCTGGCTGGAGATCGACATCGGCGTGGTGGAGGCGGGCCTGCGGGTTACGGTCCGCGGTAGCCGGGGGGAGAGACCCGAACCTGGCACACTCGGGCCGGAGGTCACCTCGGAGCGCCTGCGGGCCTTCGCCGACAACCTCCGGTCCATGGCCCGGAAGCAGTCGCCGCTGGAGGAGCAGCTCGAGCAGGCGCAGGCCTTCCACGGTGCGCTCTTCCAGGGCGCGGTGCAGCAGGTGCTGCTGCCGCTGCGCGAGGCGGCGAAGGACGGCCCGGTGCTTCTGCAACTGGGACTGACCGAGCCACTTCTGCAGGCCTTCCCATGGGAGGCGCTGTGCGAGCCCCGGACGAAGCGGGGCTTCCTGGGCAACTCGACGGACATGCTGGTGGTGCGCGGCGTGGCCTCGACGCAGCCCTGGCTGCCGCGTGAGGTCCAGGGAGCGGTGCGGGTGCGGGCCCTCGTCCCGCAGGAGACGCACACGCCCGCGCTCCGTGCTCTCCAGGGCACTCTGCATGACAGCATCGCCTCGGGCGAGGTGGAGTGGTTGGCGCCGATTGTCGGCCCGCGTCTCCAGCCGCGCTACCTCCCCGAGCTGCTGCGGCGCGAGCCCATGCCCCACATCCTCCACTTCCTGGGGCATGGCGGCGTGAAGGCGGATGGGACGCCCGTGCTGCAGCTCGTGGACGCGGAGGGCGAGGAGCGCTGGCTGGAGGTGGAGTCCCTGGTCGAGCAGATCAAGGCCAGCGGGCTCCACAAGCACCTGCGCCTCATCGTCCTGGACGCGTGCGAGGGCGCCCAGCCGGGGGCCTTCGCGAGCGCGGCGGAGTTGCTCGCCCGGACGGGAGTAGCCGCCGTGGTGGCCCACCTGTGGCCCGTGCGCAATGACGTGGCGCGCCTGTGCTCGTCCACCTTCTACCGGTCGCTCACCGGGGCCAACTCGCCCCAGAAGGGAGACGTCGCGCTCAGCCTCCACGAGGCGCGGCGCACGGTGTTGATGGAGCACGGCACCGCCGAGGCCTTCTCTCCGGTGTTGTACCTGCGCGGCCATGACTCCGTCCTCTTCGACTTCAAGCACCGCAAGGAGCTGAAGGTGCCCGCGCCCGCGCCGCGCATGGACAACCCGCTGACGCTCGCGCTGGAGCGGCTGCTGGAGGGCCCTTTCTCGTTGCTGCTGGGAGACCACTGGGGACAACAGGGGCCCGCTCTGGATAGCTTCCACCAACGGCTGCGCGAGGAGCTCGCCCACGCGGGAGTGGCTCCGCCTCCCGAGCACCTGTCCACGAGCGCGCTGGCTCAGCAGTACCTGCTGCGTCTGGGGGAGAAGGAGCTGGACTTCGTCTTCCAGGAGACGCTCGGAGGGGAGGAGACTCCGCCGCCGCTGCTGGAGCTGCTGGCGCGTGGGTCGAAGCCTGGTGTCCACGTCACGCTGTTGCGGCTCCCCCTGCTGGAGCGTGCCCTGGCCGAGCACCGGCCCGAGCTCACGCTGTATGTCATCCAGCCTCCCGAGCCCGGGGGAAGCGGGCCACGGTGA
- a CDS encoding STAS/SEC14 domain-containing protein, translated as MTTQRDWMLGTHHARFDPPDTLRMTIKGDIGLEDARKLTDICREVAEKQPIYLVVDVTGLGGISPELRSFASKNMHASWYRGVVYVGASLVTKAALKSVAMVLYLTGKSPFDIDFVDTPDQVSAAIQRQRLKRGTQAST; from the coding sequence ATGACAACTCAGCGCGATTGGATGCTCGGTACCCATCACGCTCGCTTCGATCCGCCCGACACCTTGAGGATGACGATCAAGGGAGACATCGGCCTGGAGGATGCGCGCAAGCTCACCGACATCTGCCGGGAGGTGGCGGAGAAGCAGCCCATCTACCTGGTGGTGGACGTGACGGGGCTCGGTGGCATCTCGCCCGAGCTGCGCAGCTTCGCGTCCAAGAACATGCACGCGAGCTGGTACCGGGGCGTCGTGTACGTCGGGGCGAGCCTCGTGACGAAGGCGGCGCTCAAGAGCGTGGCGATGGTGCTCTACCTCACGGGCAAGTCCCCCTTCGACATCGACTTCGTGGACACCCCGGATCAGGTGTCCGCCGCCATCCAGCGGCAGCGCCTGAAGCGCGGCACCCAGGCCTCTACCTGA
- a CDS encoding DUF3575 domain-containing protein → MNMLSAMGVMTALMVSAAGTGDEATSSNTVPDQEQRRTFVGLAVPLSPYGIAVEGERALNERFSVNLGLRMGFKMGTLEVPFSGETRQDDLHVGVVPAARFYLTGSVLNGLWLGPRLELAHSWTSLFIGDSLDDTRRALLLGGALLTGYSLRVGQSFCVQAAVGVGATYELITRKGVSIVLPGGGKEELIPSTSNLWSVSHRAQVAVGWTF, encoded by the coding sequence ATGAACATGCTCAGTGCGATGGGAGTGATGACGGCCCTGATGGTATCGGCGGCGGGAACCGGGGACGAGGCCACCTCGAGCAACACCGTGCCGGACCAGGAACAGCGCCGCACCTTCGTGGGACTGGCGGTGCCGCTGTCTCCCTACGGGATCGCGGTGGAGGGAGAGCGGGCACTGAACGAGCGCTTCTCGGTGAACCTGGGGCTGAGGATGGGCTTCAAGATGGGAACGCTCGAGGTGCCCTTTTCAGGCGAGACCCGCCAGGACGACCTCCATGTGGGAGTCGTGCCCGCGGCGCGCTTCTACCTGACGGGTTCTGTGTTGAATGGGCTGTGGCTCGGCCCGAGGCTGGAGTTGGCGCATTCGTGGACGAGCCTCTTCATCGGCGACAGTCTGGATGACACCCGGCGGGCTCTGCTTCTGGGAGGCGCCCTCCTCACGGGTTACAGCCTCCGTGTGGGCCAGAGCTTCTGCGTACAGGCGGCCGTGGGCGTCGGCGCGACGTATGAGCTCATCACCCGGAAGGGCGTGAGCATCGTCCTGCCAGGAGGGGGGAAGGAGGAGCTGATTCCGAGCACCTCCAACTTGTGGAGCGTGAGCCACCGTGCCCAGGTCGCCGTGGGCTGGACTTTCTGA